A genome region from Maridesulfovibrio salexigens DSM 2638 includes the following:
- a CDS encoding carbohydrate kinase family protein: MKQLFIAGIGEILFDVLADSEEIGGAPVNFAYHAGRLGADGAAISTLGDDDRGRRATYELMNRELCLSGVSIDPDHETGYVEARLDDQGVATYYFPDDIAWDHLKLNDTAMGFAAQVDAVCFGTLAQRSTESRKAIHTFLDTAPQALKVYDMNLRQNFYSKEIIAESIERADVLKLNDDEIKVIAPMLGLGSSERDMLKTLHDNFGLKCSVLTRGDKGSLIITEDNEIDHPGIEVKEISDTIGAGDSFTAAVTIGLLLGHSLKDISDHANRLAAHVCSCKGAMPAIPAKFKLIK; this comes from the coding sequence GTGAAACAACTATTCATCGCCGGAATTGGCGAAATATTATTTGATGTACTGGCAGATTCCGAAGAAATCGGCGGTGCTCCGGTCAACTTTGCATACCATGCGGGACGGCTGGGCGCAGACGGTGCAGCCATCTCCACTCTCGGTGATGATGATCGCGGACGGCGTGCCACCTATGAGCTCATGAACCGTGAACTCTGCCTTTCGGGTGTAAGCATTGACCCTGATCATGAGACCGGATACGTGGAAGCCCGTCTGGATGATCAGGGCGTGGCAACCTACTATTTCCCGGATGACATCGCTTGGGACCACCTGAAACTCAATGACACTGCTATGGGCTTTGCAGCACAGGTGGATGCGGTCTGCTTCGGCACCCTTGCCCAGCGCAGTACGGAATCACGGAAAGCCATTCATACCTTTTTGGATACCGCACCACAGGCTTTAAAGGTTTACGACATGAACCTGCGCCAGAATTTTTACAGCAAGGAAATCATCGCCGAATCGATTGAACGGGCCGATGTGCTTAAGCTGAACGATGACGAAATTAAAGTCATTGCGCCCATGCTCGGACTTGGAAGCAGCGAGCGCGATATGCTCAAAACCCTGCATGATAATTTTGGACTGAAGTGCTCAGTACTGACTCGCGGAGATAAAGGCAGTCTGATTATCACAGAAGATAATGAGATTGATCATCCCGGTATTGAGGTGAAAGAAATTTCAGATACCATAGGCGCAGGAGATTCCTTTACCGCTGCGGTGACTATCGGATTGCTGCTCGGGCACTCTCTGAAAGATATCAGCGATCATGCCAACAGACTGGCCGCACATGTCTGTTCCTGCAAAGGAGCCATGCCTGCCATCCCCGCTAAATTTAAGTTAATAAAATAA
- a CDS encoding carbohydrate ABC transporter permease translates to MREASLDRLKAFLTLLPSIILVAVFVYGFIGNTIWISMTDWGGTGALALDPQKNFIGLDNYVDLFNGFLSGGFRQDLVNAVYYSVMLLAGAIGLGMFIAILLDQKPKGEDILRTIFLYPMSLSFIVSGTIWRWLLAPQGGVNVLPTYFGFDALDFQWTSSTKAILEFNWQNIVQILLYLAAFILILIGLFLLKGNPQKAVKRWLGPGVIIGAFAWLGGSLLPQALFMEEMHGFNLATLGIIIATVWQYAGYTMALYLAGFNGISQDLRDAAMLDGASSTAYYRHVAIPMLKPITISAVIILSHISLKMFDIIFAMTGPDNAQTGHPALNMYMTTFRANDFARGAAIAIVLFLVAGTFIVPYVISQYKQRRRG, encoded by the coding sequence ATGAGGGAAGCATCACTGGACAGATTGAAGGCGTTTTTAACCCTTCTGCCATCAATTATCCTTGTCGCCGTTTTTGTATACGGTTTTATCGGCAACACCATCTGGATTTCCATGACCGACTGGGGTGGAACAGGAGCACTGGCCCTTGATCCGCAGAAAAATTTCATCGGTCTGGATAATTACGTAGACCTGTTCAACGGGTTCCTTTCCGGAGGTTTCAGACAGGATCTTGTTAACGCAGTGTACTACTCTGTCATGCTGCTTGCCGGAGCCATCGGCCTTGGGATGTTCATCGCCATCCTGCTGGACCAGAAACCCAAGGGCGAGGATATTCTTCGTACAATTTTCCTTTACCCCATGTCCCTCTCTTTCATCGTATCCGGTACCATCTGGCGCTGGCTTCTGGCTCCTCAAGGAGGAGTCAACGTGCTGCCCACCTATTTCGGGTTCGATGCCCTTGATTTCCAGTGGACTTCATCCACGAAAGCCATCCTTGAATTCAACTGGCAGAACATAGTTCAAATCCTGCTCTACCTCGCAGCATTCATCCTGATTCTGATCGGGCTGTTCCTGCTCAAAGGCAATCCGCAAAAAGCGGTCAAACGCTGGCTCGGTCCCGGCGTGATAATCGGAGCCTTTGCATGGCTGGGCGGTTCACTGCTTCCGCAGGCCCTGTTCATGGAAGAAATGCACGGCTTCAACCTCGCCACTCTGGGCATCATTATTGCCACAGTCTGGCAGTACGCCGGCTACACAATGGCCCTCTACCTTGCCGGATTCAACGGAATTTCACAGGACCTGCGTGATGCAGCCATGCTCGACGGGGCCAGCAGCACGGCCTACTACCGTCACGTTGCCATCCCCATGCTCAAGCCGATCACCATCAGTGCGGTAATCATCCTCTCGCACATTTCGCTGAAAATGTTCGATATCATTTTCGCCATGACCGGACCGGACAATGCCCAGACCGGACACCCGGCCCTGAATATGTATATGACCACCTTCCGGGCCAACGACTTTGCACGGGGCGCAGCGATCGCCATCGTGCTTTTCCTCGTGGCAGGAACATTCATCGTTCCTTATGTGATCAGCCAGTATAAACAAAGGAGAAGGGGATAA